The Enterobacter asburiae sequence ACAACGTATTGCCAACCGCCTGTACACTTCCCTCGGCGACGCCGCTGTAGGTCGCTTTAGCGACGGCGAAGTCAGCGTACAAATTAACGAAAATGTACGCGGTGGTGATATTTTCATCATCCAGTCCACCTGTGCTCCAACGAACGACAACCTGATGGAACTGGTTGTTATGGTCGACGCCCTGCGTCGCGCTTCCGCAGGCCGTATCACTGCTGTAATCCCTTACTTCGGCTATGCTCGTCAGGACCGTCGCGTCCGTTCCGCGCGTGTGCCAATTACCGCTAAAGTTGTCGCTGACTTCCTGTCCAGCGTCGGCGTTGACCGCGTACTGACCGTTGACCTGCACGCAGAGCAGATCCAGGGCTTCTTCGACGTCCCGGTTGATAACGTATTCGGCAGCCCAATCCTGCTGGAAGACATGCTGCAGCTGAACCTGGACAACCCAATCGTGGTTTCTCCGGACATCGGCGGCGTGGTACGTGCCCGTGCTATCGCTAAGCTGCTGAACGATACCGACATGGCGATCATCGACAAACGCCGTCCGCGCGCTAACGTTTCTCAGGTGATGCACATCATCGGTGACGTTGCTGGCCGCGACTGCGTGCTGGTTGACGACATGATCGATACCGGCGGCACGCTCTGTAAAGCCGCCGAAGCGCTGAAAGAGCGTGGTGCCAAGCGCGTATTTGCTTACGCGACTCACCCGATCTTCTCCGGTAACGCGGTGAACAACCTGCGCAACTCCGTCATTGACGAAGTTGTGGTATGCGATACCATCCCACTGAGCGACGAGATCAAGGCACTGCCAAACGTGCGTACCCTGACCCTGTCCGGGATGCTGGCCGAAGCGATTCGTCGTATCAGCAACGAAGAATCCATCTCTGCAATGTTCGAACACTAATCGAACACGGCCCAAAAACCCGCTGCGGCGGGTTTTTTTGTCTCTGGGTTTTATTTGTATGATTAATGCCTCCTTCACCTGCCATTCACATGACAGATGATGCGCATACGGATGATAGATAATTGTGAAAAACGTAGCCTCCTCACATGTTCTGCCCTTTCGCGCCCTCATCGACGCCTGCTGGAAAGAAAAGTACACCTCGTCACGTTTTGTCCGTGACCTGATTGCCGGGATCACCGTCGGCATTATTGCTATCCCGCTGGCGATGGCGCTGGCGATTGGCAGCGGCGTTGCGCCGCAGTACGGTCTGTACACCTCGGCCGTTGCCGGGATCGTTATTGCTCTGACGGGCGGCTCGCGCTTCAGCGTCTCCGGCCCGACCGCCGCCTTCGTGGTGATCCTCTACCCGGTTTCGCAACAGTTTGGTCTGGCGGGCCTGCTGGTTGCCACCCTGATGTCCGGCCTTTTTTTAATTCTGTTTGGCCTGGCCCGCTTTGGTCGGTTGATTGAGTACATCCCCCTTTCCGTCACGCTCGGGTTCACCTCGGGGATTGGGATCACCATCGGAACCATGCAGATCAAGGATTTCCTCGGCCTGCAGATGCCCCACGTACCGGAGCACTACCTGCAAAAAGTGGGGGCGCTGTTTATGGCGTTGCCGACCGCCAACCTGGGCGACGCCGCCATCGGGATTGTGACGCTCGGGACGCTGATCGTCTGGCCTCGCCTCGGTATTCGCCTGCCGGGCCATCTGCCCGCGCTGCTGCTGGGCTGCGCGGTGATGGCCATCGTCAATATGTTCGGTGGTCATGTCGCGACTATCGGCTCGCAGTTTCACTATGTCCTGGCGGACGGCTCGCAGGGTAGCGGCATTCCGCAACTGTTACCTCA is a genomic window containing:
- the prs gene encoding ribose-phosphate diphosphokinase, whose amino-acid sequence is MPDMKLFAGNATPELAQRIANRLYTSLGDAAVGRFSDGEVSVQINENVRGGDIFIIQSTCAPTNDNLMELVVMVDALRRASAGRITAVIPYFGYARQDRRVRSARVPITAKVVADFLSSVGVDRVLTVDLHAEQIQGFFDVPVDNVFGSPILLEDMLQLNLDNPIVVSPDIGGVVRARAIAKLLNDTDMAIIDKRRPRANVSQVMHIIGDVAGRDCVLVDDMIDTGGTLCKAAEALKERGAKRVFAYATHPIFSGNAVNNLRNSVIDEVVVCDTIPLSDEIKALPNVRTLTLSGMLAEAIRRISNEESISAMFEH